A region from the Musa acuminata AAA Group cultivar baxijiao chromosome BXJ1-10, Cavendish_Baxijiao_AAA, whole genome shotgun sequence genome encodes:
- the LOC135594685 gene encoding transcription factor TGA4-like isoform X4, which translates to MGIYEPYHHIGMWWEDSIKTDSCQNICTSPAAETDMRLVYMLEDIPHKELTQPKDHDQETNKSSDKVLRRLAQNREAARKSRLRKKAYVQQLESSRLKLCQLEQELEQGIYIGGRLGERTLGLSGSVNSGIAAFEMQYGHWVEKQNQQTCQLRAALQAHASDFELHMLVKSGIRHYDNLFRIKAITAKSDVFYLMSGMWRTPTERFFLWIGGFRPSKLLKVLSSQLNPLTEQQMRAVTGLQQCSQQAEDALSQGLDKLQQTLSETLACDPFGTFGAKNYMGQMAIAMTKLEALVSFVNQVTYKFCRHNQFILRITFDNRPCSKCTASSQLANQHEGYLPWVTTSNAFARLVPYGQLVLPHEPA; encoded by the exons ATGGGCATATATGAACCATACCACCATATTGGCATGTGGTGGGAGGACTCCATTAAAACTGATAGCTGTCAGAATATATGTACATCACCAGCAGCGGAAACAGACATGAGACTTGTTTATATG CTAGAGGATATTCCTCACAAGGAACTAACGCAACCAAAGGACCATGACCAGGAAACAAACAAGTCTTCAGATAAG GTGCTAAGACGGCTTGCACAGAATCGAGAGGCAGCTCGGAAAAGTCGTTTAAGAAAAAAA GCTTATGTTCAACAGTTGGAATCAAGTCGTTTAAAATTGTGCCAACTAGAGCAGGAGCTTGAGCAG GGTATTTACATTGGTGGGCGTTTGGGAGAGAGAACTCTTGGGTTGTCAGGAAGTGTTAATTCAG GGATTGCTGCTTTTGAAATGCAATATGGACACTGGGTTGAAAAACAGAATCAGCAAACTTGTCAACTAAGAGCTGCACTACAAGCACATGCATCTGACTTTGAGCTTCACATGCTTGTAAAGAGTGGAATAAGACACTATGACAATCTTTTCCGAATAAAAGCAATCACAGCAAAGTCTGATGTCTTCTATCTCATGTCTGGCATGTGGCGAACACCCACAGAAAGGTTTTTTCTTTGGATCGGTGGATTTAGGCCCTCAAAGCTTTTAAAG GTGCTCTCCTCACAGCTAAACCCTTTGACAGAGCAACAAATGAGGGCTGTCACGGGCCTGCAACAATGTTCACAACAGGCTGAAGATGCACTTTCCCAAGGATTGGATAAACTTCAGCAAACTCTGTCTGAAACTCTAGCATGTGACCCCTTTGGCACATTTGGTGCAAAAAACTACATGGGACAAATGGCAATTGCCATGACAAAGTTGGAAGCTCTTGTAAGCTTTGTCAACCAGGTGACATACAAGTTCTGTCGACACAATCAGTTTATCCt GCGGATCACCTTCGACAACAGGCCTTGCAGCAAATGTACAGCATCCTCACAACTCGCCAATCAGCACGAGGGTTACTTGCCTTGGGTGACTACTTCCAATGCCTTCGCACGCTTAGTTCCCTATGGGCAACTCGTCCTCCCTCATGAACCAGCTTAG
- the LOC103969648 gene encoding UBP1-associated protein 2B-like — translation MATKKRKVDQEDELLISAAPNHAGELLPQAPHQPVVYTPAPASDEEEGGEDDDDDDVGKLLEPLSRDQLVAILRTTAAADPATLVEIRRVADLDPAHRKLFVHGLGWETTAEGLRAAFGSYGDIDDCRVIVDKGSGRSKGYGFVLFRHRVSARRALRRPQKLIDNRMTSCQLASSGPSAPSSHHHNSAPQHHQNLNPSPGPASHQDNISRKIYVGNVHSDVDGGRLLAFFSQYGEIEEGPIGFDRHTGKPKGYALFVYKTVDGALRALEEPNKNFEGHLLHCQRATDNKSKAASLQNAAAPPSVASSTGALNGSGYAGTTSDMGLAQQAAMLGQGFMGMAGAQAYAPGMQPNAALLTLLAAAGQNPAAFGVTPAMLASLNPAFAAAFGVPGSQQAVPSSVIPQAAQVPNYGMGSVAYQGPPGFQGSTGFQGASGFQGSPGLQGPPGFQGTQPVSQQGGGGTSYQGVAAVQGPMSRPPTGPMGGY, via the coding sequence ATGGCCACCAAGAAGCGGAAGGTCGACCAAGAAGATGAGCTCCTCATCTCCGCCGCCCCAAACCATGCCGGCGAACTTCTCCCCCAGGCCCCTCACCAGCCCGTCGTGTATACCCCGGCCCCGGCCTCTGACGAAGAGGAAGGCGGCGAGGACGATGACGACGATGACGTGGGGAAGCTGCTGGAGCCGCTCTCGAGGGACCAGCTTGTCGCCATCCTCcgaaccaccgctgccgcagaccCCGCCACTCTCGTGGAGATCCGCCGCGTTGCCGACCTCGATCCTGCACACCGCAAGCTCTTCGTTCACGGTCTCGGCTGGGAAACCACCGCCGAGGGCCTCCGCGCGGCCTTCGGCAGCTACGGTGACATCGACGACTGCCGCGTCATCGTCGACAAGGGTAGCGGCCGATCCAAGGGTTACGGCTTCGTCCTCTTCCGCCACCGCGTCTCCGCTCGGCGTGCCCTTCGCCGCCCCCAGAAGCTCATCGATAATCGCATGACCTCCTGCCAGTTGGCCTCCTCCGGCCCCTCCGCGCCGTCCTCCCATCATCACAACTCCGCCCCGCAGCACCACCAAAACCTTAATCCTAGTCCTGGCCCCGCCTCTCATCAGGACAACATCTCGAGGAAGATCTATGTGGGGAACGTCCATTCCGACGTCGACGGCGGCCGCCTCCTTGCCTTTTTCTCCCAGTACGGCGAGATCGAGGAGGGTCCCATCGGCTTTGATCGACACACCGGGAAGCCGAAAGGGTACGCCCTGTTTGTCTATAAGACGGTGGATGGCGCGCTGAGGGCCCTCGAAGAGCCAAACAAGAATTTTGAGGGCCATCTGCTCCACTGCCAGCGGGCCACTGATAACAAGAGTAAGGCAGCGTCCCTTCAGAATGCTGCGGCACCGCCAAGTGTCGCATCCAGCACAGGAGCTCTCAATGGGTCCGGTTATGCAGGGACTACGTCTGATATGGGGTTAGCACAGCAAGCTGCCATGTTAGGTCAGGGATTTATGGGCATGGCTGGGGCTCAAGCTTATGCTCCGGGAATGCAACCAAATGCTGCATTGCTCACTCTTCTGGCAGCAGCTGGGCAGAATCCGGCAGCTTTCGGAGTCACACCAGCCATGCTTGCTTCTTTGAACCCTGCTTTTGCTGCTGCATTTGGTGTCCCGGGGAGCCAACAGGCTGTGCCTTCTTCAGTGATCCCGCAGGCGGCACAGGTGCCAAACTATGGGATGGGAAGTGTTGCATATCAGGGACCTCCAGGATTTCAGGGGTCTACTGGGTTTCAGGGAGCTTCTGGTTTTCAAGGTTCACCAGGGCTCCAAGGCCCTCCAGGTTTCCAGGGAACTCAGCCAGTTTCTCAACAAGGAGGAGGTGGCACTTCTTACCAGGGAGTTGCAGCAGTGCAGGGTCCTATGTCAAGGCCACCAACTGGACCAATGGGTGGATACTGA
- the LOC135594684 gene encoding transcription termination factor MTERF5, chloroplastic-like, producing the protein MYLVQKRLFCLLSCNKSTIHLSSYQHCSVLSFSTAEDHSSNHRTKFMLVDPLQSCELSSKEAAKIAKDRICEKKLPSSSPSIEFFKQSGWSDAQVMKLIKRAPSLLHANLETALKPRMRSLQDMGFSDTEIVQLVSLCPKALLLRDLKPRINFWRSLLGSNERLLKACKRNKFILSYSLARTIEPNISLLREHGINDERIMHMVATLPGCFGRIDKLKEVIKYIEELGVPRDSGVYMCALHVVMGMNKSSFDSTSATLMSFGCSQPDIVAAFRKCPNVWALSNKTICDKMTFLIKEAGFELTSIICCPVILTYSLEKRLRPRYEVMNFLKQNKLLDEGHSLLSVIPLSEEKFIMKYLFRHKEKFTSLYDSYLAAVQGKPHVVA; encoded by the coding sequence ATGTATTTGGTGCAGAAGAGGCTATTTTGCCTTCTCTCATGTAACAAGTCCACGATCCATCTTTCCTCCTATCAACACTGCAGTGTGTTAAGCTTTTCCACTGCCGAAGATCACAGTTCAAATCATAGAACCAAATTTATGTTGGTCGACCCCCTTCAGTCATGTGAACTTTCCTCAAAAGAGGCTGCAAAAATAGCCAAGGATCGCATCTGTGAAAAAAAACTTCCAAGTTCAAGTCCTTCcattgagttctttaagcagaGCGGTTGGAGTGATGCACAAGTCATGAAGCTTATCAAGAGGGCACCCAGTTTGCTGCATGCTAATCTAGAGACTGCCCTgaagcccaggatgagatctttgcaggacatgggattttctgacACTGAAATAGTTCAGCTGGTTTCATTATGTCCGAAAGCGCTCCTTTTACGTGACCTCAAACCGAGGATCAACTTCTGGAGGTCACTATTAGGTTCGAATGAGAGGCTTCTGAAAGCCTGCAAGaggaacaagtttattcttagttaTAGCTTGGCTCGGACGATAGAACCTAATATATCTCTCTTGAGGGAACATGGCATCAATGACGAGCGTATCATGCATATGGTGGCGACATTGCCAGGCTGTTTTGGTCGAATAGACAAATTAAAGGAGGTTATCAAATATATTGAGGAATTGGGTGTCCCACGTGACTCTGGAGTATACATGTGTGCACTTCATGTAGTCATGGGCATGAACAAATCTAGTTTTGATTCTACCAGTGCAACTCTGATGAGCTTTGGGTGTTCCCAGCCTGACATCGTTGCTGCATTCAGGAAGTGCCCAAACGTTTGGGCACTCTCAAACAAGACCATATGTGACAAGATGACATTCCTGATCAAGGAAGCTGGTTTTGAGCTGACATCTATCATTTGCTGTCCCGTGATTCTTACTTACAGCTTGGAGAAGAGGCTGAGACCTCGATATGAGGTTATGAATTTTCTTAAGCAGAATAAATTGCTGGATGAAGGACATAGTCTACTATCCGTCATACCACTATCTGAGGAGAAGTTCATAATGAAATATCTTTTCCGGCACAAGGAGAAATTTACTTCTCTCTATGATTCCTATCTTGCTGCTGTGCAGGGAAAGCCACATGTTGTTGCTTGA
- the LOC135594685 gene encoding transcription factor TGA4-like isoform X1 has protein sequence MGIYEPYHHIGMWWEDSIKTDSCQNICTSPAAETDMRLVYMLEDIPHKELTQPKDHDQETNKSSDKVLRRLAQNREAARKSRLRKKAYVQQLESSRLKLCQLEQELEQVRQKGIYIGGRLGERTLGLSGSVNSGLCWWHLSGIAAFEMQYGHWVEKQNQQTCQLRAALQAHASDFELHMLVKSGIRHYDNLFRIKAITAKSDVFYLMSGMWRTPTERFFLWIGGFRPSKLLKVLSSQLNPLTEQQMRAVTGLQQCSQQAEDALSQGLDKLQQTLSETLACDPFGTFGAKNYMGQMAIAMTKLEALVSFVNQVTYKFCRHNQFILRITFDNRPCSKCTASSQLANQHEGYLPWVTTSNAFARLVPYGQLVLPHEPA, from the exons ATGGGCATATATGAACCATACCACCATATTGGCATGTGGTGGGAGGACTCCATTAAAACTGATAGCTGTCAGAATATATGTACATCACCAGCAGCGGAAACAGACATGAGACTTGTTTATATG CTAGAGGATATTCCTCACAAGGAACTAACGCAACCAAAGGACCATGACCAGGAAACAAACAAGTCTTCAGATAAG GTGCTAAGACGGCTTGCACAGAATCGAGAGGCAGCTCGGAAAAGTCGTTTAAGAAAAAAA GCTTATGTTCAACAGTTGGAATCAAGTCGTTTAAAATTGTGCCAACTAGAGCAGGAGCTTGAGCAGGTTAGACAGAAG GGTATTTACATTGGTGGGCGTTTGGGAGAGAGAACTCTTGGGTTGTCAGGAAGTGTTAATTCAG GCCTTTGTTGGTGGCATCTTTCAGGGATTGCTGCTTTTGAAATGCAATATGGACACTGGGTTGAAAAACAGAATCAGCAAACTTGTCAACTAAGAGCTGCACTACAAGCACATGCATCTGACTTTGAGCTTCACATGCTTGTAAAGAGTGGAATAAGACACTATGACAATCTTTTCCGAATAAAAGCAATCACAGCAAAGTCTGATGTCTTCTATCTCATGTCTGGCATGTGGCGAACACCCACAGAAAGGTTTTTTCTTTGGATCGGTGGATTTAGGCCCTCAAAGCTTTTAAAG GTGCTCTCCTCACAGCTAAACCCTTTGACAGAGCAACAAATGAGGGCTGTCACGGGCCTGCAACAATGTTCACAACAGGCTGAAGATGCACTTTCCCAAGGATTGGATAAACTTCAGCAAACTCTGTCTGAAACTCTAGCATGTGACCCCTTTGGCACATTTGGTGCAAAAAACTACATGGGACAAATGGCAATTGCCATGACAAAGTTGGAAGCTCTTGTAAGCTTTGTCAACCAGGTGACATACAAGTTCTGTCGACACAATCAGTTTATCCt GCGGATCACCTTCGACAACAGGCCTTGCAGCAAATGTACAGCATCCTCACAACTCGCCAATCAGCACGAGGGTTACTTGCCTTGGGTGACTACTTCCAATGCCTTCGCACGCTTAGTTCCCTATGGGCAACTCGTCCTCCCTCATGAACCAGCTTAG
- the LOC135594685 gene encoding transcription factor TGA4-like isoform X3, translating to MGIYEPYHHIGMWWEDSIKTDSCQNICTSPAAETDMRLVYMLEDIPHKELTQPKDHDQETNKSSDKVLRRLAQNREAARKSRLRKKAYVQQLESSRLKLCQLEQELEQVRQKGIYIGGRLGERTLGLSGSVNSGIAAFEMQYGHWVEKQNQQTCQLRAALQAHASDFELHMLVKSGIRHYDNLFRIKAITAKSDVFYLMSGMWRTPTERFFLWIGGFRPSKLLKVLSSQLNPLTEQQMRAVTGLQQCSQQAEDALSQGLDKLQQTLSETLACDPFGTFGAKNYMGQMAIAMTKLEALVSFVNQVTYKFCRHNQFILRITFDNRPCSKCTASSQLANQHEGYLPWVTTSNAFARLVPYGQLVLPHEPA from the exons ATGGGCATATATGAACCATACCACCATATTGGCATGTGGTGGGAGGACTCCATTAAAACTGATAGCTGTCAGAATATATGTACATCACCAGCAGCGGAAACAGACATGAGACTTGTTTATATG CTAGAGGATATTCCTCACAAGGAACTAACGCAACCAAAGGACCATGACCAGGAAACAAACAAGTCTTCAGATAAG GTGCTAAGACGGCTTGCACAGAATCGAGAGGCAGCTCGGAAAAGTCGTTTAAGAAAAAAA GCTTATGTTCAACAGTTGGAATCAAGTCGTTTAAAATTGTGCCAACTAGAGCAGGAGCTTGAGCAGGTTAGACAGAAG GGTATTTACATTGGTGGGCGTTTGGGAGAGAGAACTCTTGGGTTGTCAGGAAGTGTTAATTCAG GGATTGCTGCTTTTGAAATGCAATATGGACACTGGGTTGAAAAACAGAATCAGCAAACTTGTCAACTAAGAGCTGCACTACAAGCACATGCATCTGACTTTGAGCTTCACATGCTTGTAAAGAGTGGAATAAGACACTATGACAATCTTTTCCGAATAAAAGCAATCACAGCAAAGTCTGATGTCTTCTATCTCATGTCTGGCATGTGGCGAACACCCACAGAAAGGTTTTTTCTTTGGATCGGTGGATTTAGGCCCTCAAAGCTTTTAAAG GTGCTCTCCTCACAGCTAAACCCTTTGACAGAGCAACAAATGAGGGCTGTCACGGGCCTGCAACAATGTTCACAACAGGCTGAAGATGCACTTTCCCAAGGATTGGATAAACTTCAGCAAACTCTGTCTGAAACTCTAGCATGTGACCCCTTTGGCACATTTGGTGCAAAAAACTACATGGGACAAATGGCAATTGCCATGACAAAGTTGGAAGCTCTTGTAAGCTTTGTCAACCAGGTGACATACAAGTTCTGTCGACACAATCAGTTTATCCt GCGGATCACCTTCGACAACAGGCCTTGCAGCAAATGTACAGCATCCTCACAACTCGCCAATCAGCACGAGGGTTACTTGCCTTGGGTGACTACTTCCAATGCCTTCGCACGCTTAGTTCCCTATGGGCAACTCGTCCTCCCTCATGAACCAGCTTAG
- the LOC135594685 gene encoding transcription factor TGA1-like isoform X5 produces the protein MGIYEPYHHIGMWWEDSIKTDSCQNICTSPAAETDMRLVYMLEDIPHKELTQPKDHDQETNKSSDKVLRRLAQNREAARKSRLRKKAYVQQLESSRLKLCQLEQELEQVRQKGIYIGGRLGERTLGLSGSVNSGLCWWHLSGIAAFEMQYGHWVEKQNQQTCQLRAALQAHASDFELHMLVKSGIRHYDNLFRIKAITAKSDVFYLMSGMWRTPTERFFLWIGGFRPSKLLKVLSSQLNPLTEQQMRAVTGLQQCSQQAEDALSQGLDKLQQTLSETLACDPFGTFGAKNYMGQMAIAMTKLEALVSFVNQADHLRQQALQQMYSILTTRQSARGLLALGDYFQCLRTLSSLWATRPPS, from the exons ATGGGCATATATGAACCATACCACCATATTGGCATGTGGTGGGAGGACTCCATTAAAACTGATAGCTGTCAGAATATATGTACATCACCAGCAGCGGAAACAGACATGAGACTTGTTTATATG CTAGAGGATATTCCTCACAAGGAACTAACGCAACCAAAGGACCATGACCAGGAAACAAACAAGTCTTCAGATAAG GTGCTAAGACGGCTTGCACAGAATCGAGAGGCAGCTCGGAAAAGTCGTTTAAGAAAAAAA GCTTATGTTCAACAGTTGGAATCAAGTCGTTTAAAATTGTGCCAACTAGAGCAGGAGCTTGAGCAGGTTAGACAGAAG GGTATTTACATTGGTGGGCGTTTGGGAGAGAGAACTCTTGGGTTGTCAGGAAGTGTTAATTCAG GCCTTTGTTGGTGGCATCTTTCAGGGATTGCTGCTTTTGAAATGCAATATGGACACTGGGTTGAAAAACAGAATCAGCAAACTTGTCAACTAAGAGCTGCACTACAAGCACATGCATCTGACTTTGAGCTTCACATGCTTGTAAAGAGTGGAATAAGACACTATGACAATCTTTTCCGAATAAAAGCAATCACAGCAAAGTCTGATGTCTTCTATCTCATGTCTGGCATGTGGCGAACACCCACAGAAAGGTTTTTTCTTTGGATCGGTGGATTTAGGCCCTCAAAGCTTTTAAAG GTGCTCTCCTCACAGCTAAACCCTTTGACAGAGCAACAAATGAGGGCTGTCACGGGCCTGCAACAATGTTCACAACAGGCTGAAGATGCACTTTCCCAAGGATTGGATAAACTTCAGCAAACTCTGTCTGAAACTCTAGCATGTGACCCCTTTGGCACATTTGGTGCAAAAAACTACATGGGACAAATGGCAATTGCCATGACAAAGTTGGAAGCTCTTGTAAGCTTTGTCAACCAG GCGGATCACCTTCGACAACAGGCCTTGCAGCAAATGTACAGCATCCTCACAACTCGCCAATCAGCACGAGGGTTACTTGCCTTGGGTGACTACTTCCAATGCCTTCGCACGCTTAGTTCCCTATGGGCAACTCGTCCTCCCTCATGA
- the LOC135594685 gene encoding transcription factor TGA1-like isoform X6 yields MGIYEPYHHIGMWWEDSIKTDSCQNICTSPAAETDMRLVYMLEDIPHKELTQPKDHDQETNKSSDKVLRRLAQNREAARKSRLRKKAYVQQLESSRLKLCQLEQELEQVRQKGIYIGGRLGERTLGLSGSVNSGIAAFEMQYGHWVEKQNQQTCQLRAALQAHASDFELHMLVKSGIRHYDNLFRIKAITAKSDVFYLMSGMWRTPTERFFLWIGGFRPSKLLKVLSSQLNPLTEQQMRAVTGLQQCSQQAEDALSQGLDKLQQTLSETLACDPFGTFGAKNYMGQMAIAMTKLEALVSFVNQADHLRQQALQQMYSILTTRQSARGLLALGDYFQCLRTLSSLWATRPPS; encoded by the exons ATGGGCATATATGAACCATACCACCATATTGGCATGTGGTGGGAGGACTCCATTAAAACTGATAGCTGTCAGAATATATGTACATCACCAGCAGCGGAAACAGACATGAGACTTGTTTATATG CTAGAGGATATTCCTCACAAGGAACTAACGCAACCAAAGGACCATGACCAGGAAACAAACAAGTCTTCAGATAAG GTGCTAAGACGGCTTGCACAGAATCGAGAGGCAGCTCGGAAAAGTCGTTTAAGAAAAAAA GCTTATGTTCAACAGTTGGAATCAAGTCGTTTAAAATTGTGCCAACTAGAGCAGGAGCTTGAGCAGGTTAGACAGAAG GGTATTTACATTGGTGGGCGTTTGGGAGAGAGAACTCTTGGGTTGTCAGGAAGTGTTAATTCAG GGATTGCTGCTTTTGAAATGCAATATGGACACTGGGTTGAAAAACAGAATCAGCAAACTTGTCAACTAAGAGCTGCACTACAAGCACATGCATCTGACTTTGAGCTTCACATGCTTGTAAAGAGTGGAATAAGACACTATGACAATCTTTTCCGAATAAAAGCAATCACAGCAAAGTCTGATGTCTTCTATCTCATGTCTGGCATGTGGCGAACACCCACAGAAAGGTTTTTTCTTTGGATCGGTGGATTTAGGCCCTCAAAGCTTTTAAAG GTGCTCTCCTCACAGCTAAACCCTTTGACAGAGCAACAAATGAGGGCTGTCACGGGCCTGCAACAATGTTCACAACAGGCTGAAGATGCACTTTCCCAAGGATTGGATAAACTTCAGCAAACTCTGTCTGAAACTCTAGCATGTGACCCCTTTGGCACATTTGGTGCAAAAAACTACATGGGACAAATGGCAATTGCCATGACAAAGTTGGAAGCTCTTGTAAGCTTTGTCAACCAG GCGGATCACCTTCGACAACAGGCCTTGCAGCAAATGTACAGCATCCTCACAACTCGCCAATCAGCACGAGGGTTACTTGCCTTGGGTGACTACTTCCAATGCCTTCGCACGCTTAGTTCCCTATGGGCAACTCGTCCTCCCTCATGA
- the LOC135594685 gene encoding transcription factor TGA4-like isoform X2, producing the protein MGIYEPYHHIGMWWEDSIKTDSCQNICTSPAAETDMRLVYMLEDIPHKELTQPKDHDQETNKSSDKVLRRLAQNREAARKSRLRKKAYVQQLESSRLKLCQLEQELEQGIYIGGRLGERTLGLSGSVNSGLCWWHLSGIAAFEMQYGHWVEKQNQQTCQLRAALQAHASDFELHMLVKSGIRHYDNLFRIKAITAKSDVFYLMSGMWRTPTERFFLWIGGFRPSKLLKVLSSQLNPLTEQQMRAVTGLQQCSQQAEDALSQGLDKLQQTLSETLACDPFGTFGAKNYMGQMAIAMTKLEALVSFVNQVTYKFCRHNQFILRITFDNRPCSKCTASSQLANQHEGYLPWVTTSNAFARLVPYGQLVLPHEPA; encoded by the exons ATGGGCATATATGAACCATACCACCATATTGGCATGTGGTGGGAGGACTCCATTAAAACTGATAGCTGTCAGAATATATGTACATCACCAGCAGCGGAAACAGACATGAGACTTGTTTATATG CTAGAGGATATTCCTCACAAGGAACTAACGCAACCAAAGGACCATGACCAGGAAACAAACAAGTCTTCAGATAAG GTGCTAAGACGGCTTGCACAGAATCGAGAGGCAGCTCGGAAAAGTCGTTTAAGAAAAAAA GCTTATGTTCAACAGTTGGAATCAAGTCGTTTAAAATTGTGCCAACTAGAGCAGGAGCTTGAGCAG GGTATTTACATTGGTGGGCGTTTGGGAGAGAGAACTCTTGGGTTGTCAGGAAGTGTTAATTCAG GCCTTTGTTGGTGGCATCTTTCAGGGATTGCTGCTTTTGAAATGCAATATGGACACTGGGTTGAAAAACAGAATCAGCAAACTTGTCAACTAAGAGCTGCACTACAAGCACATGCATCTGACTTTGAGCTTCACATGCTTGTAAAGAGTGGAATAAGACACTATGACAATCTTTTCCGAATAAAAGCAATCACAGCAAAGTCTGATGTCTTCTATCTCATGTCTGGCATGTGGCGAACACCCACAGAAAGGTTTTTTCTTTGGATCGGTGGATTTAGGCCCTCAAAGCTTTTAAAG GTGCTCTCCTCACAGCTAAACCCTTTGACAGAGCAACAAATGAGGGCTGTCACGGGCCTGCAACAATGTTCACAACAGGCTGAAGATGCACTTTCCCAAGGATTGGATAAACTTCAGCAAACTCTGTCTGAAACTCTAGCATGTGACCCCTTTGGCACATTTGGTGCAAAAAACTACATGGGACAAATGGCAATTGCCATGACAAAGTTGGAAGCTCTTGTAAGCTTTGTCAACCAGGTGACATACAAGTTCTGTCGACACAATCAGTTTATCCt GCGGATCACCTTCGACAACAGGCCTTGCAGCAAATGTACAGCATCCTCACAACTCGCCAATCAGCACGAGGGTTACTTGCCTTGGGTGACTACTTCCAATGCCTTCGCACGCTTAGTTCCCTATGGGCAACTCGTCCTCCCTCATGAACCAGCTTAG